One Paraburkholderia caffeinilytica DNA segment encodes these proteins:
- a CDS encoding RNA polymerase factor sigma-70 encodes MAEVLIRREPSTAIPMSVLGAGAACPSGPRRAHSHSRSVDWERSTLLEVLIANRPMLVNLARGFVGCASLAEDVVHDVFIKLVDFPDQDAVRQPVAYVTRMVRNASIDAFRRQSLENTYHADEDDGLHVPSPEPSPEAALLVRDTLRHVYNALEQLPARSRAAFEMVRLREETLQSTARALDVSQTLVHFMVRDAEKHCADCLDARNRGVSGPAFCSGRARRR; translated from the coding sequence ATGGCTGAGGTGCTCATCCGGCGAGAGCCTTCAACAGCGATACCGATGTCTGTTCTTGGCGCCGGTGCCGCCTGTCCTTCGGGTCCGCGGCGGGCGCACAGTCACTCTCGTTCAGTCGATTGGGAGAGGAGCACGCTGCTCGAGGTGCTGATCGCCAACCGGCCGATGCTCGTCAATCTGGCACGCGGCTTCGTGGGTTGCGCGAGTCTCGCGGAGGACGTGGTGCATGACGTCTTCATCAAGCTGGTCGACTTTCCGGATCAGGATGCCGTGCGGCAACCTGTGGCGTACGTGACCCGCATGGTGCGCAATGCATCGATCGACGCGTTCCGCCGCCAGAGCCTCGAAAACACCTATCACGCGGACGAAGACGACGGCCTGCACGTGCCTTCGCCGGAGCCTTCGCCCGAGGCGGCGCTGCTCGTGCGCGACACGCTGCGGCACGTCTACAACGCGCTCGAGCAACTGCCGGCGCGCAGCCGCGCGGCGTTCGAGATGGTGCGCTTGCGCGAGGAAACGCTGCAAAGCACGGCGCGCGCGCTCGATGTCTCGCAAACGCTGGTGCATTTCATGGTGCGCGATGCCGAGAAGCATTGCGCCGATTGCCTCGACGCCCGCAATCGCGGCGTGAGCGGTCCCGCGTTCTGCAGCGGCCGCGCCCGTCGGCGGTAA
- a CDS encoding MbtH family protein, giving the protein MTQAHHTPSAATGEADDLVYTVVINDEEQYSIWPTFRAVPAGWREVGVRGPKADCLAHIDTVWTDMRPASLRRHMDEAAAKARAA; this is encoded by the coding sequence ATGACGCAAGCACACCACACGCCTTCCGCCGCAACCGGCGAGGCGGACGATCTCGTCTACACGGTCGTCATCAACGACGAAGAGCAGTACTCGATCTGGCCGACCTTCCGCGCCGTGCCGGCAGGCTGGCGCGAAGTGGGCGTGCGCGGCCCGAAGGCCGACTGCCTGGCGCATATCGACACGGTGTGGACCGACATGCGTCCGGCCAGCTTGCGCCGCCACATGGACGAGGCCGCCGCGAAGGCGCGCGCAGCGTAA
- a CDS encoding TauD/TfdA family dioxygenase — protein MTLLSIPLPTLADLSIEPGLPTVVSPRSGAEISLEEAVTLLHAIAGDTLERTGGVLFTGFRVASIDAFQRFAGSFGHPLIGYEFASTPRSQVEGAVYTSTEYPPHRSIPLHNEQSYTREWPLRIWFHCALAARSGGATPIADSRAIYRTLDPALVARFAKRELLYIRNFGQGLDLPWQQAFGSDDPGVVERICRTRGIECEWRDSDDGELLLRTRERCQAVARHPRTGEMVWFNQANLFHLSSLDEDMQDALIDSVGLENVPRNVYYGDGEPLEADALAEIRGVLDQQRVVFPWLTGDVLMLDNMLTAHARDPFEGPRKVVVAMAQSYSEGQQRTAAQ, from the coding sequence ATGACCCTGCTTTCGATACCGTTGCCCACGCTCGCCGACTTGTCGATCGAGCCGGGACTGCCGACTGTCGTCTCGCCGCGTTCAGGCGCGGAGATTTCACTGGAAGAGGCGGTGACGCTGTTGCATGCGATCGCCGGCGACACGCTCGAACGGACTGGCGGCGTGCTGTTCACCGGCTTTCGCGTGGCCTCGATCGATGCCTTCCAACGCTTTGCCGGGTCGTTCGGGCATCCGTTGATCGGCTACGAATTCGCCTCGACGCCGCGCAGCCAGGTGGAGGGCGCGGTGTACACGTCGACGGAATATCCGCCGCACCGCTCGATTCCTTTGCACAACGAGCAGTCGTACACGCGCGAATGGCCGCTGCGTATCTGGTTCCACTGCGCGCTCGCCGCGCGCTCGGGCGGCGCGACGCCGATTGCCGACAGCCGCGCGATCTATCGCACACTCGACCCGGCGCTCGTCGCGCGCTTTGCGAAACGGGAACTGCTGTACATACGCAACTTCGGGCAAGGACTCGATCTGCCGTGGCAACAGGCCTTCGGTTCGGACGACCCGGGCGTGGTCGAGCGGATTTGCCGCACGCGCGGCATCGAATGCGAATGGCGCGACAGTGACGACGGCGAACTGCTGCTGCGTACGCGCGAGCGTTGTCAGGCGGTGGCGCGCCATCCGCGCACCGGCGAGATGGTCTGGTTCAACCAGGCGAATCTGTTCCACCTCTCGTCGCTCGATGAAGACATGCAGGACGCGCTGATCGATTCGGTCGGGCTTGAAAACGTGCCGCGCAACGTCTATTACGGCGACGGCGAGCCGCTCGAAGCCGATGCGCTCGCGGAGATTCGCGGCGTGCTCGATCAGCAGCGCGTCGTCTTCCCATGGCTGACGGGCGACGTGCTGATGCTCGACAACATGTTGACGGCGCACGCACGCGATCCGTTCGAAGGGCCGCGCAAAGTCGTTGTGGCGATGGCGCAGAGCTACAGCGAAGGCCAACAGCGGACGGCCGCGCAATGA